A window from Citrus sinensis cultivar Valencia sweet orange chromosome 3, DVS_A1.0, whole genome shotgun sequence encodes these proteins:
- the LOC102630474 gene encoding transcription factor BEE 3 yields MADFAQDLQYFRASSSFPFLDIDPNIEQINNNLSVLDNTSLLNYQSFMPFSNPDNFFEFPGNLAENFPGNFLQNNMLPVCHTVTSTECESKNRKAVEISESSNEDSSPVSQIETNKRKKNSGRRKRVKGNEKEEEKSKEVVHVRARRGQATDSHSLAERVRRGKINERLRCLQDIVPGCYKTMGMTMMLDEIINYVQSLQNQVEFLSMKLTAASTFYDFNSESDAVETMQKAKAYEAKEMERLMKEGNFACSSSSSFLTITRPL; encoded by the exons ATGGCTGATTTCGCACAAGATTTGCAATACTTTAGGGCTTCATCATCATTTCCTTTCCTTGATATTGATCCAAACATTgaacaaataaacaacaacTTGAGTGTTTTGGATAACACAAGTTTGTTAAATTACCAGAGCTTCATGCCTTTCTCCAATCCAGACAACTTCTTTGAATTTCCCGGAAACTTGGCAGAAAACTTTCCTggaaattttcttcaaaacaatATGTTGCCTGTTTGTCATACTGTTACAAGCACAGAATGTGAAAGCAAGAACAGAAAAGCTGTGGAGATATCCGAGAGCAGTAATGAGGACTCTTCTCCAGTTTCTCAAATCGAAActaataagagaaaaaag AATTCagggagaagaaagagagTGAAAGGCaatgagaaagaagaagagaaatcaAAGGAAGTGGTTCATGTTAGAGCTAGAAGAGGACAAGCTACGGATAGTCACAGTTTAGCTGAAAgg GTTAGAAGAGGGAAAATAAATGAGAGACTAAGATGCTTGCAAGATATTGTACCAGGATGCTAtaag ACCATGGGAATGACAATGATGTTGGAtgagattattaattatgtccaGTCCTTGCAGAATCAAGTTGAG TTTCTTTCCATGAAGCTTACAGCAGCCAGCACATTTTATGACTTCAACTCGGAGTCAGATGCTGTAGAAACAATGCAG AAAGCAAAGGCATATGAGGCAAAAGAGATGGAGAGATTGATGAAAGAAGGAAACTTTGCTTGttcgtcttcttcttctttcttgacAATTACAAGGCCCTTGTGA
- the LOC102629974 gene encoding uncharacterized protein LOC102629974 isoform X1 encodes MEVSSRTRNMLEGLVREGSFKWLLGSRSSFDDEFEEMERSPSAGRNWIQELSPLANIVVRRCSKILGISSSELQESFNAEASEAIKHPSRYARNFLEYCCFRTLALSTQVTGHLADKKFRRLTYDVMLAWEVPAASSQPLLNVDGDATVGMEAFSRIAPAVPIIANVVISENLFEVLTSSTGGRLQYSIFNKYITGLERAIKKMKTQSESSILSAIRSSRGEKILEVDGTVTTQPVLEHVGISTWPGRLTLTDHALYFEAHRVVSYEKAKIYDLAEDLKQVVKPELTGPWGTRLFDKAVFYKSVSLSEPIILEFPELKGHTRRDYWLAIIREILYAHRFINKFQITGVQRDEVLSKAVLGILRLQAIQEISTANSVRCESLLMFNLCDQLPGGDLILETLANMSNLRELERTNKSVGGVGMYSISAMAMVSNLGFVFGPSSSNNSIEAGAGLVVGEIAVGEMSPLERTVKESRNSYKKVVQAQETVDGVKVDGIDTNLAVMKELLLPAMEVGRWLLSLAYWDDPLKSSVFCLVFTFIICRGWLGYALALLLIFFAIFMVLTRFLNQGKPVDEVKVIAPPPMNTMEQLLAVQNAISQAEQLIQDGNIFLLKLRGLLLTIFPQASDKFAVGLLLMALILIFVPSKYIVLLMFLEIFTRYSPTRRASTERWMRRLREWWFSIPAAPVILERENEERKKK; translated from the exons ATGGAAGTATCAAGCAGAACCAGAAATATGCTTGAGGGTCTGGTAAGAGAGGGGTCATTCAAATGGTTGCTTGGAAGTCGAAGTTCATTTGATGATGAATTTGAAGAAATGGAAAGGTCCCCATCCGCCGGCAGGAATTGGATACAGGAGCTCTCTCCACTTGCTAATATAGTTGTTCGTAGATGCTCAAA AATCCTTGGTATTTCCTCGAGTGAACTTCAAGAAAGCTTTAATGCAGAGGCTTCTGAAGCCATAAAGCATCCATCGCGTTATGCAAGGAACTTTTTGGAGTATTGTTGCTTCAGGACACTTGCTCTTTCAACTCAAGTAACTGGCCATTTAGCTGATAAAAAGTTTCGACGCCTAACATATGATGTGATGCTTGCTTGGGAAGTTCCTGCAGCTTCAAGCCAACCTTTACTTAAC GTGGATGGGGATGCAACGGTTGGGATGGAGGCCTTCTCTAGAATAGCTCCAGCAGTTCCAATCATTGCCAATGTAGTTATCAGTGAGAATCTTTTTGAGGTGCTAACGTCGTCAACTGGTGGGCGGCTTCAATACTCCATTTTCAACAAGTACATCACTGGACTGGAGAG AGCTATAAAAAAGATGAAGACTCAGTCGGAATCATCTATTCTTTCTGCCATTCGTTCATCAAGAGGTGAAAAGATTCTGGAGGTGGATGGGACTGTCACCACCCAGCCAGTTCTAGAGCATGTGGGAATATCCACGTGGCCAG GTCGGTTGACTTTGACAGATCATGCACTGTATTTTGAAGCCCATCGTGTTGTATCTTATGAGAAGgcaaaaatatatgatttagCAGAAGATCTAAAACAGGTTGTTAAACCTGAATTGACTGGACCATGGGGCACTCGACTTTTTGACAAGGCAGTCTTTTACAAATCTGTTTCCTT ATCAGAACCAATAATCTTAGAATTCCCAGAGCTTAAAGGACATACACGTCGTGATTACTGGCTAGCAATAATCAGGGAAATTTTATATGCACACAGATTTATAAATAAGTTTCAAATTACAGGAGTTCAGCGGGATGAAGTGCTCTCAAAGGCTGTACTTGGAATTCTGCGACTACAAGCTATTCAAGAAATTAGTACTGCAAATTCTGTTCGTTGCGAGAGTCTTCTCATGTTTAACCTATGTGATCAGCTTCCGGGTGGAGATTTGATACTGGAAACTCTTGCAAACATGTCAAACTTAAGGGAATTAGAACGGACTAACAAGTCTGTGGGTGGGGTTGGAATGTATTCAATTTCAGCCATGGCCATGGTTTCTAACTTAGGGTTTGTGTTTGGACCAAGTTCAAGTAATAATTCTATTGAGGCTGGGGCTGGGCTTGTAGTGGGTGAGATAGCTGTGGGGGAGATGAGTCCATTGGAAAGAACTGTTAAGGAATCCAGAAATAGCTATAAAAAAGTTGTACAGGCACAAGAAACGGTTGATGGAGTTAAAGTAGATGGTATTGACACCAATTTGGCCGTCATGAAG GAGCTTCTGCTTCCTGCCATGGAAGTTGGAAGGTGGCTTCTTTCTCTGGCATATTGGGATGATCCCCTGAAGTCTTCAGTGTTCTGTTTAGTCTTCACATTTATCATTTGCAG GGGATGGCTGGGCTATGCTTTGGCATTACTGCTCATCTTTTTTGCAATCTTTATGGTACTCACAAGATTCTTGAACCAAGGCAAGCCTGTTGATGAAGTTAAGGTAATAGCTCCACCACCTATGAACACAATGGAGCAGCTTTTGGCTGTTCAAAATGCAATTTCCCAGGCTGAACAGCTTATTCAGGATGGAAACATCTTTCTTCTTAAGCTACGTGGATTGCTGCTCACGATTTTCCCACAG GCAAGCGATAAATTTGCAGTTGGTCTTTTGTTAATGGcgttgattttgatatttgtacCCAGTAAGTACATAGTTCTACTTATGTTTTTGGAGATATTTACAAGATATTCTCCCACAAGGAGAGCAAGCACCGAGAGATGGATGAGGAGATTGAGAGAATGGTGGTTCAGCATACCAGCTGCTCCTGTAATTTTGGAAAGGGAAAatgaagagagaaagaagaagtGA
- the LOC102629974 gene encoding uncharacterized protein LOC102629974 isoform X2, whose product MLKVDGDATVGMEAFSRIAPAVPIIANVVISENLFEVLTSSTGGRLQYSIFNKYITGLERAIKKMKTQSESSILSAIRSSRGEKILEVDGTVTTQPVLEHVGISTWPGRLTLTDHALYFEAHRVVSYEKAKIYDLAEDLKQVVKPELTGPWGTRLFDKAVFYKSVSLSEPIILEFPELKGHTRRDYWLAIIREILYAHRFINKFQITGVQRDEVLSKAVLGILRLQAIQEISTANSVRCESLLMFNLCDQLPGGDLILETLANMSNLRELERTNKSVGGVGMYSISAMAMVSNLGFVFGPSSSNNSIEAGAGLVVGEIAVGEMSPLERTVKESRNSYKKVVQAQETVDGVKVDGIDTNLAVMKELLLPAMEVGRWLLSLAYWDDPLKSSVFCLVFTFIICRGWLGYALALLLIFFAIFMVLTRFLNQGKPVDEVKVIAPPPMNTMEQLLAVQNAISQAEQLIQDGNIFLLKLRGLLLTIFPQASDKFAVGLLLMALILIFVPSKYIVLLMFLEIFTRYSPTRRASTERWMRRLREWWFSIPAAPVILERENEERKKK is encoded by the exons ATGCTCAAA GTGGATGGGGATGCAACGGTTGGGATGGAGGCCTTCTCTAGAATAGCTCCAGCAGTTCCAATCATTGCCAATGTAGTTATCAGTGAGAATCTTTTTGAGGTGCTAACGTCGTCAACTGGTGGGCGGCTTCAATACTCCATTTTCAACAAGTACATCACTGGACTGGAGAG AGCTATAAAAAAGATGAAGACTCAGTCGGAATCATCTATTCTTTCTGCCATTCGTTCATCAAGAGGTGAAAAGATTCTGGAGGTGGATGGGACTGTCACCACCCAGCCAGTTCTAGAGCATGTGGGAATATCCACGTGGCCAG GTCGGTTGACTTTGACAGATCATGCACTGTATTTTGAAGCCCATCGTGTTGTATCTTATGAGAAGgcaaaaatatatgatttagCAGAAGATCTAAAACAGGTTGTTAAACCTGAATTGACTGGACCATGGGGCACTCGACTTTTTGACAAGGCAGTCTTTTACAAATCTGTTTCCTT ATCAGAACCAATAATCTTAGAATTCCCAGAGCTTAAAGGACATACACGTCGTGATTACTGGCTAGCAATAATCAGGGAAATTTTATATGCACACAGATTTATAAATAAGTTTCAAATTACAGGAGTTCAGCGGGATGAAGTGCTCTCAAAGGCTGTACTTGGAATTCTGCGACTACAAGCTATTCAAGAAATTAGTACTGCAAATTCTGTTCGTTGCGAGAGTCTTCTCATGTTTAACCTATGTGATCAGCTTCCGGGTGGAGATTTGATACTGGAAACTCTTGCAAACATGTCAAACTTAAGGGAATTAGAACGGACTAACAAGTCTGTGGGTGGGGTTGGAATGTATTCAATTTCAGCCATGGCCATGGTTTCTAACTTAGGGTTTGTGTTTGGACCAAGTTCAAGTAATAATTCTATTGAGGCTGGGGCTGGGCTTGTAGTGGGTGAGATAGCTGTGGGGGAGATGAGTCCATTGGAAAGAACTGTTAAGGAATCCAGAAATAGCTATAAAAAAGTTGTACAGGCACAAGAAACGGTTGATGGAGTTAAAGTAGATGGTATTGACACCAATTTGGCCGTCATGAAG GAGCTTCTGCTTCCTGCCATGGAAGTTGGAAGGTGGCTTCTTTCTCTGGCATATTGGGATGATCCCCTGAAGTCTTCAGTGTTCTGTTTAGTCTTCACATTTATCATTTGCAG GGGATGGCTGGGCTATGCTTTGGCATTACTGCTCATCTTTTTTGCAATCTTTATGGTACTCACAAGATTCTTGAACCAAGGCAAGCCTGTTGATGAAGTTAAGGTAATAGCTCCACCACCTATGAACACAATGGAGCAGCTTTTGGCTGTTCAAAATGCAATTTCCCAGGCTGAACAGCTTATTCAGGATGGAAACATCTTTCTTCTTAAGCTACGTGGATTGCTGCTCACGATTTTCCCACAG GCAAGCGATAAATTTGCAGTTGGTCTTTTGTTAATGGcgttgattttgatatttgtacCCAGTAAGTACATAGTTCTACTTATGTTTTTGGAGATATTTACAAGATATTCTCCCACAAGGAGAGCAAGCACCGAGAGATGGATGAGGAGATTGAGAGAATGGTGGTTCAGCATACCAGCTGCTCCTGTAATTTTGGAAAGGGAAAatgaagagagaaagaagaagtGA